A portion of the Anser cygnoides isolate HZ-2024a breed goose chromosome 29, Taihu_goose_T2T_genome, whole genome shotgun sequence genome contains these proteins:
- the LOC136787357 gene encoding olfactory receptor 14A16-like: MNVFSSFGRTRAQKLQMPNSSSVSVFFLLGFADTRELQLLHFGLFLGIYLAALLGNGLILTAVACDHRLHTPMYFFLLNLALLDLGSISTTLPKAMANSLWDTRAITYEGCAAQVFLFVSLSGAEFSLLTVMAYDRYVAICKPLHYGSLLGRRACAKMAAAAWGSGVLDAVLHTANTFSLPLCQGNALDQFFCEIPQILKLSCSDSYLREVGALVFSISLVFSCFVFIVVSYMQIFRVVLRMPSEQGRHKAFATCLPHLTVVSLFVSTGMFAYLKPPSISSLSLDLVVAVLYSVVPPAVNPLIYSMRNQELKDAVKKLFLFLLLKHEY; encoded by the coding sequence ATGAATGTTTTTTCATCCTTTGGCAGAACCCGTGCCCAAAAATTGCAAATGCcgaacagcagctctgtgagcgtGTTCTTCCTGCTGGGAtttgcagacacgcgggagctgcagctcttgcacttcgggctcttcctaggcatctacctggctgccctcctgggcaacggcctcatcctcaccgccgtagcctgcgaccaccgcctccacacccccatgtacttcttcctcctcaacctcgccctcctggACCTtggatccatctccaccactctccccaaagccatggccaattccctgTGGGACACAAGGGCCATCACTTATGAAGGGTGTGCTGCCcaggtctttctgtttgtttccttgtctGGAGCAGAGTTTTCTCTTCTTACagtcatggcctacgaccgctacgttgccatctgcaagcctctgcactacgggagcctcctgggcagaAGAGCTTGTGccaagatggcagcagctgcctggggcagtggggttcttgatgctgtcctgcacactgccaatacattttccctgcccctctgccaaggcaatgctctggatcagttcttctgtgaaatcccccagattctcaagctctcctgctcagattcctacctcagggaagttggggctCTTGTGTTTAGTATTTCtttagtgttttcttgttttgttttcattgtggtgtcctacATGCAGATCTTCAGGGTGGTcctgaggatgccctctgagcagggccggcacaaagcctttgcAACTTGTCTCCCTCACCTGACCGTGGTCTCCCTTTTTGTCAGCACTGGtatgtttgcctacctgaagccaccctccatctcctccctgtccctggacctggtggtggcagttctctactcggtggtgcctccagcagttaaccccctcatctacagcatgaggaaccaggagctcaaggatgcagtgaagaagctgtttttatttttgcttcttaagCATGAATATTGA